A single window of Leclercia adecarboxylata DNA harbors:
- a CDS encoding YlcG family protein, whose translation MKPELIESLRMRWLRLRIYRHPGSVLVDYRILRNFIRIYQIAGAAA comes from the coding sequence ATGAAACCAGAACTGATCGAATCGCTTCGCATGCGCTGGCTGCGCCTCCGCATTTATCGCCACCCGGGAAGTGTGCTGGTGGACTATCGCATCCTTCGTAACTTTATCCGCATTTACCAGATTGCAGGAGCAGCAGCGTGA
- a CDS encoding antitermination protein, with protein sequence MNLENTVKYHFAKSTMISDSPRATGSDSLTGTDIMAAMGMTQERAAMGYSAFLGKMGISNNDRERAIALLAEYALTKCDKVAALRKLEAGVKPLVMRQLAAFAFEDYSRSAASVKQCDCCAGAGFILADVFTNKYRKPEGKMTVAGMVKVQETVKVLCKKCNGAGQVSAACSDCRGRGKAVSKELTDQQGVPVLADCKRCAGRGYERIPSTEAYAAVCLITDAITVATWEKSVKPFYDQLITKFDIEEAWAEAQLKQITR encoded by the coding sequence GTGAACCTCGAAAACACCGTGAAATACCACTTTGCAAAATCCACGATGATCAGCGACTCCCCGCGCGCCACTGGTTCAGACTCGCTCACCGGCACAGATATCATGGCTGCCATGGGCATGACGCAGGAACGCGCCGCCATGGGCTACAGCGCTTTCCTCGGAAAGATGGGGATCAGCAACAACGACCGGGAGAGGGCGATCGCGCTGCTGGCCGAGTACGCGCTGACCAAATGCGATAAGGTTGCCGCGCTGCGCAAGCTGGAAGCCGGAGTTAAGCCACTGGTGATGCGCCAGCTGGCCGCATTCGCTTTCGAGGATTATTCCCGTAGCGCCGCCAGCGTTAAGCAGTGCGATTGCTGTGCTGGAGCCGGCTTCATCCTGGCCGACGTCTTCACCAATAAATACCGCAAGCCGGAAGGTAAGATGACCGTGGCCGGCATGGTGAAGGTTCAGGAGACCGTTAAGGTGCTCTGCAAAAAATGCAATGGCGCAGGCCAGGTCAGCGCGGCATGCAGCGACTGCCGCGGACGCGGTAAAGCGGTAAGCAAAGAACTGACCGATCAGCAGGGTGTTCCGGTTCTGGCCGACTGCAAACGCTGCGCCGGGCGAGGTTATGAGCGAATCCCTTCGACTGAGGCATACGCGGCCGTCTGCCTAATCACTGATGCGATTACTGTCGCCACCTGGGAAAAGTCGGTCAAGCCATTCTACGATCAGCTGATCACGAAATTTGATATCGAAGAGGCTTGGGCAGAGGCGCAGCTGAAACAGATAACGCGATAG